A stretch of the Hypomesus transpacificus isolate Combined female chromosome 12, fHypTra1, whole genome shotgun sequence genome encodes the following:
- the cckbra gene encoding cholecystokinin receptor-like, which yields MASQTSNDSVPEFLDCLREQSNSSSNMSLKVTNTTCSNASAVLRSPTPLQKEMRIFLYSLIFLLSVFGNLLIISVLVLNKRMRTVTNCFLLSLALSDLMMAVFCMPFTLIPNILEDFIFGAAMCKIVTYFMGISVSISTFSLVAIAIERYSAICNPLKSRSWQTRSHAYRVIAATWALSLVIMVPYPVFSVLRAFPKADRTMGHMCRLTWPSGEVEQAWYMLLLFILFFIPGLVMIVAYGLISRELYRGIQFELGQNREAMGLKNCANNNNSSVADGNEDDDGCYIQVAKQPPAVELSTLTATANGGTGPSSKAKAERPRTNTSEAKLVAKKRVIRMLIVIVVLFFLCWMPLYTANTWKAFDLNSAQRALSGAPISFIHLLSYSSACVNPIIYCFMNTRFRKALLATFARCCPRGPAPCCCGRRCGRGRGRGGMGRDGEDEATQTMGASVSRFSYTTVSTAGQ from the exons ATGGCTTCACAAACGTCGAATGACAGTGTGCCTGAATTCCTGGACTGTCTACGAGAACAAAGCAACTCATCCTCAAACATGAGCCTGAAAGTTACCAACACCACCTGTAGCAATGCGTCTGCTGTTTTAAGATCCCCAACTCCGCTGCAGAAAG AGATGCGGATCTTTCTCTACTCCCTCATCTTTCTGCTGAGCGTCTTCGGGAACCTGCTCATCATCTCCGTCCTGGTCCTGAACAAGCGCATGCGCACCGTCACCAACTGCTTCCTGCTGTCGCTGGCGCTCAGCGACCTGATGATGGCCGTCTTCTGCATGCCCTTCACCCTCATCCCCAACATCCTGGAGGACTTCATCTTCGGAGCCGCCATGTGCAAGATCGTCACCTACTTCATGG ggATATCAGTCAGTATCTCCACCTTCAGCCTGGTGGCCATCGCTATCGAGCGCTACAGCGCCATCTGCAATCCCCTCAAGTCCCGCTCCTGGCAGACCCGTTCCCACGCCTACCGGGTCATCGCCGCCACATGGGCCCTGTCGCTGGTCATCATGGTGCCCTATCCAGTGTTCAGCGTCCTCAGGGCGTTCCCCAAGGCGGACAGGACCATGGGCCACATGTGCCGTCTGACCTGGCCcagtggagaggtggagcaggCATG GTACATGCTCCTTCTGTTTATCCTGTTTTTCATCCCCGGGTTGGTGATGATCGTAGCCTACGGTCTGATCTCCAGAGAGCTGTATCGGGGGATTCAGTTTGAGCTGGGACAGAACCGAGAGGCAATGG GCCTGAAGAACTgcgccaacaacaacaactcctCGGTCGCCGACGGGAACGAGGACGACGACGGTTGCTACATCCAGGTCGCCAAGCAGCCGCCGGCGGTGGAGCTTTCCACCCTCACCGCCACCGCCAACGGCGGCACGGGCCCCTCGTCCAAGGCGAAGGCCGAGCGCCCTCGCACCAACACCTCGGAGGCCAAGCTGGTGGCCAAGAAGCGGGTGATCCGCATGCTGATCGTCATCGTGGTGCTGTTCTTTCTGTGCTGGATGCCCCTGTACACCGCCAACACGTGGAAGGCCTTTGACCTGAACTCGGCCCAGCGAGCCCTCTCGGGGGCGCCCATCTCCTTCATCCACCTGCTGTCCTACTCCTCGGCCTGCGTCAACCCCATCATCTACTGCTTCATGAACACGCGCTTCCGCAAGGCGCTGCTCGCCACCTTCGCCCGCTGCTGCCCCCGCGGGCCGGCGCCCTGCTGCTGTGGGAGGAGGTGcggccgggggcggggccgcGGGGGCATGGGCCGGGACGGGGAGGACGAGGCCACGCAGACGATGGGCGCCTCCGTGTCCCGGTTCAGCTACACCACAGTGAGCACGGCCGGGcagtga